The DNA segment gtaaaggaagaaatttttttttttttaacccatggatttccagattgtataagtagaggaaaagtacgctagcagctaggctaatttatacaatgtaaaatgccataagcttgtgctaaaaacattagtatgttgtatttgtggggagaatgtgtccagataaagacatgTTTGTCTGTGAGTTATATTGAAGCTgatgtgtgtacttgtgtttgaaattgtctctagtaagtcatttttagtgtgtttaatgtgtgttatgaatcaactaaactttacagcacatcACAGAAACCTCCGTCGCCGACCAGTGtcttggaggtgtaactgcagagtgacacagacactaCACCGcgcaagtataaatgctcacaatggtgtagAAAACATGCGTGGGCTACAGCGTAGGATctgccacacaagtataaataagCAGCCTAATATTAACAGTAAAGTAGGAAAAAAGTAAAGACTCTTTAATTCTCATATTGACAGCTTATACACAACAACAGCATATTCCAATCCCTAAAaatcagttatggcttttggttttggtgtgtcaTTGCAAGATTTTCactggccccatctggccacccctttGAAACATTTCTGGGAGCACCTCTGCAGCTTACAATTGAAGAGACTGAGGTTTTAAATAGTGAGCAGATCAGTCtgtggaggtcagaggtcaaaggaaGCTCAGAATATTGCACAAGTGATCTTTTAAATATGCATCCCTTGGTCTGTGTTTGACAAATGAAAGCACACATGTGACAGGAGACTTACCTGTATGCTTTCGGAGGTCTCAGGATACCTTTTACTtggtgattgttgttgtttgtctgagCTGAATCATCTTCGTAGGACAGAAGCAGAGTTACCACATAATTCATAGAGGAGTTATTGGCCCAGTAATCACCATCAGAGGTTTCATAGCGGACAACAAACTCAATGCGACAGCCGTGTGAGATGTAAGGTGGTGCAAAAGACAGCTTGAAGGAGAACTGATCAGTGTTTCCATCATGAGACCCCTGGACATACTCTGCTGGGTGGTCAAAGTAGGTGGCCCAGTTGTCCATGGTGGTTCTGATGTACACTGCTTTATTGAAGGAGATGTTGAGGACTCGTATAACCCCAGTGAAAGCAAGTGGCTCATTCTCTACAGGAGAGATCTGCTCCACCTCCACTTTGGTAGACTGCACAGCCTGCAGCAGGGCACTGCCGCTGGGCGCATTAAACTCTGGGTGCACATGATAAGTCGGCTTTCGCTCTGGCTTTCGATACtttgcctcctcttcctcccactTCGCGCTGCCCTCTTCCTCGTCCGAATCGAAGGCAACGAATTCCTTCACATCCACCAGATCCCCACCTGTTGTATCGGCGAATGACACTCTCTTTCCGGCAGCCAGCGCCAGATGGATCCGCATGTACTCGGCGGTTTCATCGTGGATGGAGTGGCCTCGCTTTCTGGGCACCGGGGAGCATCTTGGGATGAGGCGGACGTTGGTGTCATCGtcttcctcatcatcatcataattcTCCTCGTCGTCCATGGGGGTTCTACCCTCTGCCTCCGCGGCTGCTGATTTGCCGGTTTTAATCGTGGTGAAAAGGCCCTCTTGTCTCGGTATGGATAAAAAAGACATGTTTGCAGAAGTGTACACTCATGGAAGCTGTGCGCTGAAGAGAGTACATATGGCGTCTCCAAAAACGCACTACCAAATACTCATTATTTGCGCAGCAGTGCCCAGTGTAGATCCAGCGTTGTCCCTGCGTTACGCACAGAGCCTCCACTGTCAGCGTGTGGCGTTAAATGTCACCCATGGAATACATGACTTTTACTGCCAGCCCTTGTGATAGTGTATCCCCCCGGTTTACATGACTTTATGCATCGCAGTTTGGCTGCTGTCGCGGAAGGAGCAGCCTCTAATTTTAGCTCTGACCTACAGGGTTCTCCATGCCCCAAATGTGTCTTTAAAGTTGGTATAATCCTGCGACTCCCCCTTGTTCTGTTTTGGTTCGGGCTGGCCAAACGCCCACTACAGTTGGAAACTGGATCTGTAATACATCAGCTTATTGCCAGTCTTTCTAAGATATGACACATTTAGACTGAGACACATCAGTATAGGCTTATATTTAAAACCTCTGCAGACACCATCAGGTAGAAATTATTATTTCAGAATAGAGTCTATTTCATCACCATGAAACTGTCATGATGAAAAGTCTCATACTTACAGGTcatcataattaattaatattgcACCATGTACCTATATTTATGAGTTAAAACCGGTGTTGGGGAGAAACTTACGAgtcattaaattacaaaatatatatatattttttttttttgaaagatatttttctgggcatttttagcctttaattgacaggacaggtgagtgtgaggaggggagagagaaagggggagtgacatggagcaaagggccacgggctggacttgaacccaggccgctgcagcaacagccttgtacatggggcgcctgttctatccactaagccaccgccaccccaaattacaaaataaatataattgtaATCTGTTACAGTTACTAAGAAAATTATgcaattaaattacaaaataaatgtaattgtaatcTGTTACAGCTACTGAGGAAAATCAAGTAATCAAATTACAGTTGCTAATTCAAAATATTGCTGATTATAAAcaggtttaaataaataaaggtctGTATGTAAAATACTACATTTGTGCTGTtgctttgcatttctttgtgtgcAGGAATACCTTCTTTTGACATTGCCTATTTCCCAGCCAACATCTGCTTGTATATGGGGCCCATATGGGTCATAAATGGATGGAAAATGTGCCCTATctggcagtggttcccaacaggtgggtcacagtccaaagatGGGTCGCGGGTTCATTTTggatggaccgcaagtgacttgcgaacatgtcaagtttgtaaaaaacacactttattttgaagtacctacagtgaatttctgacatagagcttttatttttaagtgccaTTTACTGCTGTAGAGTAAATGAATAACGAGAAGCttcttaacagagacagcaaactagctcaatgactaAACACAAGTGTGACGCTAAATGTATTaactgtggaccttgaactaatgactaaggagaaatctggaccccatgccagttgggaaccattgcCACAGGTTCACCATTGCCCCtatgccaattgcccacatggctgggtttacccaagtgggccccagaTAGGATGCCCATTTCGGGCCCATACCCACTTCGTACCCACTTTGTACGGCCTAGCATAACCTATGTGGGGCCCACTTGattaaaccaaaccatgtgggcaactggcatggggccaatatggaacccttggacaatcccatatagggcccaatTTTTAgctcatttactacccacatgggccccacatacagaTGTTCACTAGACATTTTTTGCAGCTTTATAGCCCAGTTCAAAACATTTGTTGATAAAGTAGGCTAATCAAAAGGTAATCAAATTTAATCAGTTATAATGCTTTGATTTAGCAATTAAAATAGTTTCACTACTTAAAGGCCAACATTtataacactttattttttttttattgtttttacaaaatGTTGCAAAAAGGTGAAGAAAAAATAGAATACAAAACAGAATgtgaacaaacagaaatgagtatgcaaaaaaaataaataaatagaaaagtcCATATTGCCCTGTCTCTCAAAAGCTACTCATATCTGCGACATAGTTACTGAGTCTCTCATCTTGTTGTTGACATGTAAACACTGTCCATTTCTCCCATTTCAAAAGCAACCTTTGCAACACTGGTTACAACatgcacctgctgcagctcttaATTATTCACAGGCTTAATAGATCATGTTTGTTTAGTGTTTGTGCAAATTTAATGGACGCCACTGATGACAGTGTTGTCATCCAGTAcactaatgtttgttcattcATCTGAACACTGACAGCAACAGCCTACTGTGAATGCTGTGATTGTTATGCAATGCCACTCATGCTGTACTGAAATATACCTCCTTTGTGGTAAAATTAAACCCCAGCCAAACATATAGGCCTCAGCCTGGACATTTGTGGATATAAAGATCATTTCATAGGGCTTTGAAAGGGGGAAACAACCAAACTGCATTAATCTGATAACAAAGCTCGTGTGTCCAAACCGTTCCTGGGAATAAACATGCTGCTGTTATCTAACGACATCATCACACAGGCGAGTGTTTACGCCTACCGCCCCCATTCAATTCACAGAGCCAAATCCTTGTTTACACGCAGCTTGTCATTTCAGGTCTTGAACTATGTTGTGATTAATAACACATTTCCTACATTAATAACCGCCTGTTCCAGATATGACCTCACATACAGGACGTTATGAGCTATGACGCAATCATGTAATACACAGTCTGTTTATGTATTGTCGGGTAAACatgtaaatattatttatatttactgACGTAAGGACGGTCTCACAACAACAGTATAGCTACACTTGCTCGCTGCGCAGTTAAACCAGCGCTACAGATAGATTACCGTGTAAACACACCCTTGTCGCTGATTGGTGGCGAGGTTTTAGCGCGGCGTGCCGTAACCAATCAGAGGATTGTTTTTCTCTCACGTCGGTGCACGGATAGTAAGCTAACGGATATTGCAAACATAAACTAATGTAAAGAGTTCGTGTTGTTTCTGAAGGCGGTATAGCACGGGAAGGTTTGTACACTTGGAGTTAGTCTTTTTTGCTGGGCTTTTATTCGGGAGAATGTGGAGCGGCCATTACAGCGAGGACACGCGCATTGGGTAACGTGAGCTAACGAGCGTTAGCAATAGCCTGCTAATTTTCAACGTTCCGCAAGGCCGCGGAGAAACGCAAGAGCTGCTTCCTGTTCTTGCTCCATTGAGAATGTAGGTTACGTTACGATTCGCGTTACAAAATCACACCGATTGCCTCAGTAGCCATTTCAGTGGTGTAATCTATTGCATTTAAGTTTGTTTTAGTCGGGCTTGCAGGCTAACCAAGCTTGTTAGCtattctgctagctagctagcatgagTGAACTGACGGGCTGCAAACAGTCCGCTGACTCTGCATCGAGGAAACGGTGTCCATCACCCGACCATAATGAAAGCAGTAAGATCCCCTGCAAGTCCGCGAAAGTAAGTGACGCATCAAATGAAGCGGGGCTCACTTCAGAAAGTTGCAGGAACAGTGAAGCACAGACTAAAGAAATAGCCGGGAGCGAGGGCCAGTCAAGAGCTAGTGAGGGAGCTGCAGCTGCCGTGCAAGCGGATCAGGGTTCAGACAGAACAGATGGCACCAGTGCACTGCCTGTCAACAACTCCAGTGCTGACGGTCACGGTGCCAGCAACACAGAAAAGCCACAGTCCTCAGACGCACATGGGTCTGCACAGGCAAGGGGGGATACAGAGAAGACAGAGGGAGCAAAGCAGCGTCCTTCAGCTTCTCTGGACCAAACCGACTCAGCAGCCATAGCAGCTGCTGAAGCACTTGCCAGTCTCACAGGAGGAGACGGGGAAGACAGTCAAGAGACTCCTTGCTCATCTGAAAAGGCCAAACAGGTGAAACTGGGGAGCAAATTCAAGCAACGCGGGGGCCACCAGTCCTCAAGGACGGGCTCTAAAACTCAGGCAGCTGCTGCAGACAGCTCCACATCTGTGCACAGTACTGACAGAGAGGATGCAGATGAGATGCCAGAGGCAGATGAAGGTGATGAATCCATATCTGGATCGTCCTCCACTCCGAGCTCCTCTTTCCCATCAGACAATGAGGACAATGACGATGGGGAGTGTGCCATTGTGTCAGTTAAGATGGCCCCAGAGATGAGACAGTCGGTGGCTCTCCTGGCGCAGGTACAGATGAGGCTGGAAGCTCTTGAGAAGAAAAGCGCCCGGCTTCACCAACGGCTGGAGCTGAAGATCAGTCGTCAGCGGCGCCCACATCTGGATCAGCGCAGCTCCATCACAAAAACCATCCCTGGCTTCTGGGTGACGGCTGTatccttaaaataaaaaaatgtcccTCTTTTCCCATTCCTATGTTGTGTTTGAGAACTAAATATATGTTGGGTTTTTGCTTAACTTTGATGTTCCAGCTGTTGAACCAtcctcatctctcagctcacaTTGACGAGACTGATGAAGATGCTCTTAGTTACATGACTGATCTCGAGGTAGGAAGTGTTTGTGTACTTAATAAGTTTGGCTCTTGTAAATGCCCTGCAGCAGAGTTCAGACATTTCCTGTTGTCTTTTCAGATTGAGTCCTTCAAGAATAATAAACTGGGCTACAGGATCCGCTTCCACTTCCGACGGAACCCGTACTTCCAGAATAACATCATCATGAAGGAGCTGCACCTCGGGATGGGAGGTAAAAATAAGCGCACGGTGATTAAGTCAAGCCATAATTATCATACATAATGAATGCACCATGTTAAGTCACACTTTGCAACATGGCACTGTAAAGGTCATGTGCACTGTAGAGCCAGGTGGTAATATGTATAATATATTGGCATATAATACTATAATAATATAACTGCcgtgtacattttgtttttatttggtaCAAGTAAACAGTAAACTGAAACATTATATTTCAACCATGATACACTGAGTCATATTTGTGAATAAAAGGAACGACGCATTCTCTGGTGCAGCTGCCAAAAGATACTGAGAGTGACAAGTACACAGCCAGAAAACCACAAAGTTCAACTTGTAAAGTTCACGCCCACACTGACCAAACACTACAGCCCTGCAGTTAATGCCACAGCAAAGTGTGActctattgttgttgttttgttctttatGTACGTAAATATGGATGAACAGAATATTTATaacacatttcaaaacaatACAGTTTCATACCACATCATCAGTGATGCTGAagtgtgagttttattttgtgctgtGGGAAGATATATATTAAGTGCATCCGCTGACACAAAAAGGGCTTAAGATATATATATCTGTACACAGTTTTAGATGTTGaattacatttaataaaatTCTTCCCATACCCTATATCATGGTTCtcacacattaatttatttgtggtggccCGCCACGATTAAAAGATCTGCCGGCACATTTTGATTtcctatttttggagctggaccattTATTAGGTGCATTATTGAACTGGTTAAAACTAACCGTTGAACAGAGGGTAAAAGATCAGTTTATACAAAAGTGGCAAAGTAAGCTCAGAAGTATGACATCATATGACATATATGTCAAAGATAAACAAGAGTTTAAGCTGGAGTGTCTGTTGCATGAAAACCAAAAGTACAGACAGGCTATTTGTAATTTTAGAATAAACAACACCAGAGTTCCTAAGGTCACTGAAAGATATAAAGGGCTGGGCAGGAACTAGTAGTTCTGCAGCCTCTGTGATGATAATCGTGTGGTAGATGAGTATCATATTTAGCTTGAATGTCTGAATGTAAGCTTAATAACTCACAGAGAAACGTATTTGCCAAAGTATGATTTAAACCCCCATctatatttaaattaattttgttataTTGGATAAGCCAAAAAGTTATTTGTAAACTAGGTGCTTTATTGAGGAATGTCCTTCCTTTGTTTAAATAACATTGGTTGTACTTTAGCCACTTCTTGTgccattgttttgttgttgtatgtAATGTTTGTGCTCCATACCATGTGATGTGGTCGTGAGTCAAATAAATGAAAcgaaatatataaatgtatatcaTTCGGATAGCATTACTCCACCTTCTCACAGTGCAGAGTGTCCTCTGCAGATCAGCAGAACACCAGTCGCAGTTAAAATGAAAGTTAACATGTCATTACACTGCTTCTATAAGTttgcttcacacacaaacagctgcccCTCTCATCCAGCAATCTTATTTGATAAGCTCTGATCAGATTGACCGATTAATCATCCACCCCAC comes from the Epinephelus lanceolatus isolate andai-2023 chromosome 8, ASM4190304v1, whole genome shotgun sequence genome and includes:
- the tspy gene encoding testis specific protein Y-linked isoform X1, which translates into the protein MSELTGCKQSADSASRKRCPSPDHNESSKIPCKSAKVSDASNEAGLTSESCRNSEAQTKEIAGSEGQSRASEGAAAAVQADQGSDRTDGTSALPVNNSSADGHGASNTEKPQSSDAHGSAQARGDTEKTEGAKQRPSASLDQTDSAAIAAAEALASLTGGDGEDSQETPCSSEKAKQVKLGSKFKQRGGHQSSRTGSKTQAAAADSSTSVHSTDREDADEMPEADEGDESISGSSSTPSSSFPSDNEDNDDGECAIVSVKMAPEMRQSVALLAQVQMRLEALEKKSARLHQRLELKISRQRRPHLDQRSSITKTIPGFWVTALLNHPHLSAHIDETDEDALSYMTDLEIESFKNNKLGYRIRFHFRRNPYFQNNIIMKELHLGMGGSPMSFSNPILWHRGQNLTAHSEPRKSSRGVYQTFFSWFSDHSNPGQDDVALILKDDLYRDPLRYYLTPLWEPRENGSGGSGARAADNGNGDECVVISDSDDEPGEEAGEAEQGHSREEEEEDEEEEEEEEEEEEEERGPSADESPEEKDDGGGEIVIDGSDDSEQEEEEA
- the tspy gene encoding testis specific protein Y-linked isoform X2, with amino-acid sequence MSELTGCKQSADSASRKRCPSPDHNESSKIPCKSAKVSDASNEAGLTSESCRNSEAQTKEIAGSEGQSRASEGAAAAVQADQGSDRTDGTSALPVNNSSADGHGASNTEKPQSSDAHGSAQARGDTEKTEGAKQRPSASLDQTDSAAIAAAEALASLTGGDGEDSQETPCSSEKAKQVKLGSKFKQRGGHQSSRTGSKTQAAAADSSTSVHSTDREDADEMPEADEGDESISGSSSTPSSSFPSDNEDNDDGECAIVSVKMAPEMRQSVALLAQVQMRLEALEKKSARLHQRLELKISRQRRPHLDQRSSITKTIPGFWVTALLNHPHLSAHIDETDEDALSYMTDLEIESFKNNKLGYRIRFHFRRNPYFQNNIIMKELHLGMGGSPMSFSNPILWHRGQNLTAHSEPRKSSRGVYQTFFSWFSDHSNPGQDDVALILKDDLYRDPLRYYLTPLWEPRENGSGGSGARAADNGNGDECVVISDSDDEPGEEAGEAEQGHSREEEEEDEEEEEEEEEEEEEERGPSAGSDDSEQEEEEA